In one Vibrio sp. VB16 genomic region, the following are encoded:
- a CDS encoding cupin domain-containing protein, with protein sequence MKALLLNGTLPEMAEIGSVTNLGSTVIEGDPQASIAMIDGAPEDTVACGIFKCTKGVFSMQYPFTEHATVIEGRLKLKNIDTGEESTFGPGDSWFVAQGSKIEWHIISNHFIKHYLSVAN encoded by the coding sequence ATGAAAGCATTATTACTGAATGGAACGTTGCCTGAAATGGCAGAAATAGGCAGTGTCACGAACTTAGGCTCTACTGTGATCGAAGGTGATCCGCAGGCCAGCATAGCCATGATTGACGGCGCTCCAGAAGATACCGTGGCCTGCGGTATCTTTAAATGTACGAAAGGTGTCTTCTCTATGCAATATCCGTTCACGGAGCATGCCACTGTTATAGAAGGTAGATTGAAACTAAAGAATATAGACACGGGAGAGGAATCCACTTTTGGTCCCGGCGATTCATGGTTTGTCGCACAGGGCAGCAAAATCGAATGGCACATTATCTCTAACCATTTTATTAAACACTACTTATCGGTAGCGAATTAA
- a CDS encoding DUF1456 family protein gives MTNNDILRRIRYTFDFKDSQMIAIFAAADNTVTRAQISDWLKKEEDPSYIKMVDTELAIFLNGLINTKRGKREGEQPTPEKRLTNNMVFMKLRIALNMKAEDILETMEVANFIMSKHELSSFFRKPDNKHYRECKDQILRNFLMGIQRKLRPEDTNES, from the coding sequence ATGACTAATAACGATATTTTACGCCGCATTCGCTACACCTTCGACTTTAAAGATTCTCAAATGATCGCCATATTTGCAGCCGCTGACAACACAGTAACTCGCGCTCAAATCAGTGACTGGCTCAAGAAAGAAGAAGACCCAAGCTATATTAAAATGGTCGACACCGAACTGGCTATTTTCTTGAATGGTCTGATTAATACTAAACGTGGTAAACGTGAAGGCGAACAACCTACACCAGAAAAACGCTTAACCAACAACATGGTTTTCATGAAGCTTCGCATCGCATTGAACATGAAAGCAGAAGATATTTTGGAAACAATGGAAGTCGCTAACTTTATTATGAGTAAGCACGAACTAAGCTCTTTCTTCCGCAAACCAGACAACAAACATTACCGTGAGTGCAAAGACCAAATATTACGAAATTTCCTAATGGGTATTCAACGTAAACTTCGTCCAGAAGACACCAACGAAAGTTAA